Proteins encoded together in one Maribacter dokdonensis DSW-8 window:
- the xerD gene encoding site-specific tyrosine recombinase XerD, with product MNWKHALKDFTTYLKLERGLSKNSILSYSRDIEKLMTFLEANDINTTPIIIDKQTVQQFIYEAAKVVNPRSQARIISGLKSFFGYLIFEDYRKDNPLDLIESPKIGRKLPDTLSETEIDNLINAIDLSTPEGERNRAMLETLYGCGLRVSELISLKISDLFFDEDFIKVTGKGDKQRFIPISHVNKKYIDIYRNEIRVHLKIQEGFQDILFLNRRGKQLTRAMIFTIVKNLATTIGLNKSISPHTFRHSFATHLLENGADLRAIQQMLGHESITTTEIYMHVDRSHLAEVMNTYHPRKSY from the coding sequence ATGAATTGGAAACATGCGCTTAAAGATTTTACCACCTACCTTAAACTGGAACGCGGACTATCTAAAAACTCTATTCTAAGTTACTCTAGAGATATTGAAAAGCTTATGACCTTCCTAGAAGCGAACGACATTAATACCACCCCTATTATTATTGACAAACAAACCGTTCAGCAATTTATATATGAGGCGGCCAAAGTAGTAAACCCCAGATCACAAGCACGTATCATATCTGGCTTAAAAAGCTTTTTTGGCTACTTAATTTTTGAAGATTATAGAAAAGACAACCCTTTAGACTTAATAGAATCTCCAAAAATTGGACGAAAGTTACCTGATACGCTTTCAGAAACTGAAATAGATAATTTAATCAATGCCATTGACCTAAGTACACCAGAAGGTGAAAGAAATAGAGCTATGCTAGAAACTTTATATGGCTGTGGTTTAAGAGTTTCCGAACTAATTAGCTTAAAAATTTCCGACCTTTTTTTTGATGAAGATTTTATTAAAGTTACCGGCAAAGGTGATAAACAGCGATTTATACCTATAAGTCATGTGAATAAAAAATATATTGATATTTACCGAAATGAAATTAGGGTACATTTAAAAATTCAGGAAGGCTTTCAAGATATTTTGTTCTTGAACCGACGAGGAAAACAACTTACCAGAGCCATGATTTTTACTATTGTTAAGAACTTGGCGACCACTATTGGATTAAACAAGAGTATTAGCCCTCACACCTTTAGACATTCATTTGCCACTCATTTACTTGAAAATGGTGCAGATTTACGTGCAATTCAACAAATGCTAGGACATGAGAGTATTACCACTACAGAAATTTATATGCACGTAGACCGATCTCATTTGGCGGAGGTCATGAATACCTACCACCCTAGAAAAAGTTATTAA
- a CDS encoding NAD(P)/FAD-dependent oxidoreductase, which yields MNIPLSSYPRIVIIGGGFGGVSLAKKLSKQEVQVVLIDKNNYHTFQPLLYQVSTGGLEPDSIAYPLRKVLIGYDNFYFRLAEVEHIDAAGKKVNTNIGDISYDYLVVATGSETNFFGNKEIEEHAMSMKSIPQSLNLRSLILENFEQALLTDVYHERDALMNFVIVGGGPTGVELAGALAEIKKGILPKDYPDLDTRRAQINIVQGGDCLLPGFSAQASKKAEDFLEKLGVQVWKGVRVTGYNGKTVTTKTDLKFDSAAVIWAAGVKGAGIKGLDGEDVVAGGNRLNVNEFNQVIGHPEIFAIGDIACMATEDNPRGHPMVAQPAIQQGRLLGENLVRLIEHKPMKPFVYNDKGSMATIGRNKAVCDIKKFRFQGVFAWFVWMFVHLFFLIGFRNRMVVFINWVYNYIRFDREARLIIRPYKRDYSQFKD from the coding sequence ATGAACATACCACTCTCAAGCTATCCTAGAATTGTAATTATAGGTGGTGGTTTTGGCGGAGTATCTCTAGCCAAAAAATTAAGTAAACAAGAAGTACAAGTTGTCCTTATAGATAAGAACAATTATCATACATTTCAACCACTATTATATCAAGTGTCTACAGGAGGTCTTGAACCAGATTCCATTGCCTACCCCTTACGCAAGGTATTGATCGGATATGATAATTTTTATTTCCGTTTGGCAGAAGTAGAACATATTGATGCGGCCGGTAAAAAAGTGAATACCAACATAGGGGATATAAGTTATGATTATTTGGTGGTAGCCACAGGTTCTGAAACCAATTTCTTTGGAAATAAGGAAATTGAGGAGCATGCCATGTCAATGAAATCAATTCCGCAATCATTGAACTTACGTAGTTTAATATTGGAAAATTTTGAGCAAGCGCTTCTTACCGATGTCTATCACGAACGCGATGCATTAATGAACTTTGTAATTGTTGGTGGCGGACCAACTGGTGTTGAGTTAGCAGGCGCTTTGGCTGAAATTAAAAAAGGAATTTTGCCAAAAGATTACCCTGATCTAGATACCCGAAGAGCACAAATTAATATTGTTCAAGGTGGAGATTGTTTACTGCCGGGTTTTAGTGCGCAAGCATCTAAAAAAGCAGAAGATTTTTTAGAAAAATTAGGGGTTCAAGTATGGAAAGGGGTTAGAGTTACCGGTTATAACGGTAAAACCGTTACCACAAAAACAGATTTGAAATTCGATTCTGCCGCCGTCATTTGGGCAGCTGGTGTTAAAGGAGCTGGAATTAAAGGATTGGATGGTGAAGATGTTGTGGCTGGTGGCAACAGATTAAATGTTAACGAATTTAATCAGGTAATAGGACATCCGGAAATATTCGCTATTGGCGATATTGCTTGTATGGCTACAGAAGATAACCCCCGTGGTCATCCAATGGTAGCTCAACCGGCAATTCAACAAGGCAGGTTGTTGGGTGAGAATCTGGTGAGGTTAATAGAACATAAGCCAATGAAACCTTTTGTGTATAATGATAAAGGTAGTATGGCTACTATAGGGAGAAATAAAGCAGTATGCGATATTAAGAAATTTAGGTTTCAAGGGGTATTTGCATGGTTCGTTTGGATGTTCGTTCATTTATTCTTTTTAATAGGGTTTAGAAATAGAATGGTCGTATTTATAAACTGGGTATACAATTATATAAGGTTCGATCGAGAGGCTAGATTAATTATTAGGCCGTATAAAAGAGATTACAGTCAGTTTAAAGACTAA
- the aroQ gene encoding type II 3-dehydroquinate dehydratase, which produces MKIIIINGPNLNLLGKREPEVYGAQTFEDYFSKLQFKFKDVELEYFQSNIEGELISKIQETGFSYDGIVLNAAAYTHTSVGIGDAVKAVETPVIEVHISNTHKREEFRHISYISPAANGVILGFGLKSYDLAIESFLF; this is translated from the coding sequence ATGAAGATTATCATAATTAACGGTCCTAACCTAAATCTATTGGGTAAAAGGGAGCCAGAAGTTTACGGTGCACAGACTTTTGAAGATTATTTTTCAAAATTGCAGTTTAAGTTTAAAGATGTTGAGTTGGAGTATTTTCAATCTAACATAGAAGGAGAACTTATTTCTAAAATACAAGAAACTGGTTTTAGTTATGATGGTATAGTCCTTAATGCTGCGGCATATACCCATACTTCTGTTGGTATAGGAGATGCGGTAAAGGCTGTAGAAACTCCTGTCATAGAAGTTCATATTTCAAATACCCATAAGCGCGAAGAATTTAGGCATATTTCCTACATATCGCCTGCTGCCAATGGGGTTATTCTAGGCTTTGGATTAAAAAGTTATGATCTAGCCATTGAGAGTTTTTTATTTTAA
- a CDS encoding outer membrane beta-barrel protein — protein sequence MKKFFIVLIVSFFSTGIYAQEGFKLGIQAGLPFNDYNEAVSVVLGADFSYMYPLGEVVDVGPAIGYIHGFAETFQTTIIREEQKAVQFMPLSAGVRFWTSNYFSFGGNVGYAVGINDGNEGGLYYRPTLAYLMSSSVEVNVSYTGIDIDETSWTTLTLGIVFNFEPKYRTRR from the coding sequence ATGAAAAAGTTTTTTATAGTACTTATTGTTTCATTTTTTTCGACCGGTATTTATGCTCAAGAAGGGTTTAAGCTAGGAATACAGGCAGGTTTGCCATTTAATGATTACAATGAAGCGGTAAGTGTAGTACTTGGTGCAGATTTCTCGTACATGTATCCGTTAGGTGAAGTTGTAGATGTTGGTCCGGCTATAGGGTATATACACGGTTTTGCTGAAACTTTTCAAACTACAATTATAAGGGAAGAGCAAAAAGCTGTTCAGTTTATGCCATTATCGGCAGGTGTTCGTTTTTGGACCTCCAATTATTTCTCTTTTGGCGGTAATGTTGGTTATGCCGTGGGTATCAATGATGGTAACGAAGGGGGGCTTTATTATAGACCTACTTTGGCTTACTTAATGAGTTCAAGTGTAGAGGTCAATGTTTCTTACACAGGTATAGATATAGATGAGACCTCTTGGACTACTTTGACACTGGGTATTGTTTTCAACTTTGAGCCTAAGTATAGAACTCGACGTTAG
- a CDS encoding amidohydrolase: MRKTLILLAVLGTSVFSMNAQKSEKDIIKKLEQKSDKYGNIAQNIWEFAEMGYQEEQSSGLLQKTLKDAGFSIKTGVAGIPTAFIAEYGSGSPVIAIMGEYDALPGLSQKATAEKESAGAAAGHACGHHLFGTASTAAAISTKEWLEANKAKGTIRFYGTPAEEGGSGKVYMVREGLFNDVDIALHWHPGSQNAASAGAALANKSAKFRFHGISAHAAGSPEKGRSALDGVEAMNLMINMMREHIPQEARIHYVITAGGKAPNVVPDFAEVYYYARHNKRDVVIDIFDRMVKAAEGAALGTGTTMDYEMIGGTHELLPNLTLQKVMHDNLSEVGGIEYTAEEKEFADKIAVTLGQEKADLATAKNVQPYKTEARAYGSTDVGDVSFTVPTVGFGTATWVPGTPAHSWQAVAAGGTSIGRKGMMVAAKTLTKTAIDLFKDKKLVETAKAEFLEKRGADFKYIPLLGDRAPALDYRK; the protein is encoded by the coding sequence ATGCGCAAAACCCTTATTTTACTGGCAGTACTAGGTACTTCAGTTTTTTCTATGAATGCTCAGAAGAGCGAAAAAGACATAATCAAAAAATTAGAGCAAAAAAGTGATAAATACGGAAATATAGCTCAAAATATTTGGGAATTCGCAGAAATGGGATACCAAGAGGAACAGAGCTCGGGTCTATTACAAAAAACATTAAAGGATGCCGGTTTCTCCATTAAAACCGGAGTAGCGGGTATACCTACCGCTTTTATTGCGGAATATGGCAGTGGCAGTCCCGTAATTGCCATTATGGGCGAGTATGATGCATTACCGGGACTATCCCAAAAAGCTACCGCTGAAAAAGAATCTGCTGGTGCCGCCGCTGGTCATGCCTGTGGTCATCACTTGTTCGGTACGGCATCTACGGCAGCGGCAATTTCAACAAAGGAATGGTTAGAGGCCAATAAGGCAAAAGGTACCATACGTTTCTATGGAACTCCTGCTGAAGAAGGTGGATCGGGTAAAGTTTATATGGTTCGTGAAGGTCTCTTCAATGATGTAGACATAGCGCTACATTGGCACCCCGGGTCACAAAATGCAGCTAGCGCAGGTGCTGCTTTAGCTAATAAATCGGCAAAATTCAGATTTCATGGTATTTCTGCCCATGCCGCCGGTTCTCCAGAAAAAGGACGTTCTGCCCTTGATGGTGTTGAAGCCATGAACTTGATGATCAATATGATGAGGGAACACATTCCGCAAGAGGCCAGAATACATTATGTTATTACAGCTGGAGGTAAAGCACCCAACGTAGTGCCAGATTTTGCAGAAGTTTATTACTATGCACGTCATAATAAGCGTGATGTTGTGATCGATATATTCGACAGAATGGTAAAAGCTGCCGAAGGTGCCGCATTGGGTACGGGTACAACAATGGACTATGAGATGATCGGTGGTACACACGAATTACTGCCCAACCTAACATTACAAAAAGTAATGCACGATAATCTTTCTGAAGTTGGCGGTATAGAATACACAGCAGAAGAAAAAGAATTTGCCGATAAAATAGCTGTAACCTTAGGACAGGAAAAAGCGGATCTTGCTACCGCAAAAAATGTTCAACCTTACAAAACCGAAGCTAGGGCTTACGGCTCTACAGATGTAGGCGATGTTAGCTTTACCGTACCTACAGTTGGTTTTGGCACCGCTACCTGGGTTCCTGGCACACCGGCTCACAGTTGGCAGGCGGTTGCTGCAGGCGGAACTTCCATTGGTAGAAAAGGAATGATGGTAGCCGCAAAGACCTTGACCAAAACTGCAATAGACCTTTTTAAGGATAAAAAATTAGTAGAGACCGCTAAAGCTGAATTTTTAGAAAAAAGAGGAGCAGATTTTAAATACATTCCTCTTTTAGGTGATAGAGCACCTGCCTTAGATTATAGAAAATAG